From the genome of Nitrosomonas sp. Is79A3:
TCCGGAAACTGAACTTCCGTGACATGGCCGGCCTGATGGCGCATCAGTAATTCACGTTTCAGATAAAGCAACTGGGAATCTTGTTGCTCAGCCTGTTTCCGCCATTTTTCAAATCCCGCACCGTTGGTTATTTTTTCCGGGATGATGGTATCGTAAAAAGCAAAAATCTCTTGCTCATCAACCAGCACATCCTGCCGCCGCGCTTTATGCTCCAGTTCCTCGATTTCATGAATCAGTTCTTGATTGTGCGTGAAGAAAGGCGCTTGCGTGACGTACTCCCCGGCAACCAGCGCCGAGCGGATAAAAATCTCGCGGGATTCTTTAGGATTGATCGGGCCGTAGTGGATCGGCCGCTTGGTAACAATGATTAAGCCGTACAACGTGACACGCTCATACGCCACCACTTGCGCCTGTTTCTTTTCCCAATGCGGATCAAAATGGTGTTTCTTGCATAAATTCCCCGCAATTCTTTCCAGCCAGATCGGCTCAATCCTCGCGGCACATCGCGCATACAGCTTACTGGTCTCCACCAATTCCGCAGCGACGACCCACTTGGCTTTGCCTTTTTTGAGCACCGAGCCGGGGAAAATCGCGAACTTGATACCGCGAGCGCCCAGATATTCCCCTTCCTTCTCGGTTTTAAACCCGATATTCCCGAGCAATCCGGCCAACAAAGCGCGATGAATCTCATCATACCCGGCGGGAATTTCGTTGGGTTTTAAGCCTAATTCACTGATCAATACATGCAATTGGCCATGAATCTCACGCCACTCCCGCAAGCGCCGGTAAGATAAGAAATGCTCCCGGCATTGGTCGACCAGTTTGCGGGTTGATTTTTTATGTTTCAATAACTCATCGAAGAAATCCCATAGCTTCAGGTAAGACAGAAAATCCGAGCGCTCATCCTGAAACCGGCGGTGCGCATTATCGGCAGCCACCTGCTGATCAAATGGCCGGTCGCGCGGATCTTGCAAACTTAATGCGGCCGTGATGATCAGTATTTCGTGCAGGCAATTCTCATTCTTTGCCGCCAATATCATGCGGGCAATTTTGGGATCAATCGGGAATTTGGCCAAACGCCAGCCAATCGCCGTGAGTTGCCGGTCGTCATCAACAGCGCCCAGCTCTGCCAGCAATTGATAGCCATCGGTGATCATCCGCGGCGATGGCGGCTCCAGAAACGGAAAATCTTCCACATCGCCGATGTTGAGCGATTTCATGCGCAAAATAACGGTTGCCAGCGAAGAACGCAGAATTTCCGGATCGGTAAATTCGACGCGCCCTTGAAAATCCAATTCGGTATACAGGCGAATACAAACCCCGTTGGCTATCCGCCCGCAGCGCCCCGCCCTTTGATTCGCCGATGCACGCGAGATTTTCTCCACCAGCAACTGCTCGACCTTGTTGCGGTAACTGTAGCGGTTAACACGCGCCCATCCGGTATCAATAACGTAGTGAATACCGGGAACGGTCAATGACGTTTCGGCAACATTGGTGGCTAATACAATACGGCGGGTATCGCCGGGTTGGAATACCCGTTCCTGCTCGGCAAAGGATAAGCGCGCAAACAGCGGCAATATCTCCACGCCGGAAATGCCTGTTCGAAGGCGATCAAAATGATGCTTGCGCAGTGTCTCGGCGGTCTCCCGGATTTCGCGCTCGCCGGGCAAAAAAACCAGAATATCGCCTGAGCCCAGCATGATCAATTCATCAACCGCATTGAGGATGGCTTGTTGCATATCGCCCTCCTCCTCATCGCCGGCAACCGGCGGGTGGTAAAAGATTTCAACCGGATAGAGCCTGCCGGTCACTTCAATCACCGGCGCATTATTGAAATGCCGGGAAAAACGCTGCGCGTCGATGGTGGCGGAAGTGACAATCAGCTTGAGATCAGGCCGTTTCAGCAATAACTGACTGATATAACCGAGCAGAAAATCAATATTCAAACTGCGCTCGTGAGCTTCATCGATAATCAAAGTATCGTAAGCCTGCAACTGCGGATCACCCTGCGTCTCAGCCAGCAGAATGCCGTCCGTCATCAATTTGATATAGGAATCCGTGCTTATTTTGTCCGAAAACCGCACTTTATAACCGACTGCCTGACCCAGCGGACTATTCAGCTCAGCAGAAATACGCGCGGCCACAGTACGCGCGGCAATGCGACGCGGTTGCGTATGCCCGATCAATCCGTGCACACCGCGCTTGAGATCCAGGCAGATTTTAGGAATTTGCGTTGTTTTACCCGACCCTGTCTCGCCGGAAACAATCACGACCTGATGGCTATCAATGGCGCGTTTAATTTCTTCCCGGCGAAGATTGACCGGCAAATCTTCCGCATACGTTGGGCAGGGAAGATGGGCAAGACGCCTTGTGATGTCGTCGGGAGAGAATTTTTTATAGTGATTTCTATTCAATTGCACAGTGAGGGAGTTAAGGGATTAAGTCGCGAAAAGAGAATAATATGCTTATATTTTAAGCCATGATAAGATCGCCCCCTGTAGAATTTCCAAATAAAAAAACAATAATTCTTCATTATGGACCGGATACCAACTTGTTTTTCTTGATTCGCGACCTGAACATCCCGCTAGAATTTTCAAGTGTTTTCGTCGATTTTTTTACGTATCTCATAGGCACGATTTTGTTTCAGCATTCTGAATATAATACGGCAAAGCTGTCGGCCAAGCGCCCGAATTGCCTGATTATGTGATTTCCCCTCAATCCGTTTTTTCTCATAGTAACGCTGTGATTCAGGTACGCATTTTCGATGCTTGTCTACAGCGGCCATCATCGCGGTTTTGGCGCGTTTGTTGACATGTTGCGGTGCTTTTGAACCTCGAAACTTCCCTGAGCTGTTATCAAGGTTGGCCATTCCCAAATAGAGCGCCAGACTGCGTTCGCTAGCAAATCGATCAATGGTGCCAATCTCGCCCGCCAACTCTGAAGCACAGATCACAGCGAACCCTGGAATACTGTCAATTAACTGCGCAGCTTGGGATTCTTGCATTAACATCTTGCAACGTAATTCCAATGCTTTGATGTCGTTTTTGAGCGCCAGGATACGCCGGGCATCTTCAATGATCATCTCGCCGACCCATTCCACTTCATGACTAAATGACGCATGCGATTGCCATGCGACAATACTATCGGCGTACTTGCGGCCCACACCAGGAATCTTTAGCAAGGTAGATACGCGTAAACGCGACAGCTTGGTCAATTCATCAACGCTGGTGATAAAGCGTAAGAACCAAAGATTATCTGCATCTTTTGTGATGTCCAGCAGGCCGGGGCACACTGCGTGAAGATCGCCCTGAAGACGACTTTGCAGGCGGCTCTTTTCATCCACCAAAGCACGACGACGGCGACTCAGCCGTTTGAGCATATCGTTTTCCCGTGGTGTCGGCATGATTTCCTGAAGAACGTCTTTAGCCAATGGCAGGTGATCCCGCAGTTGGAATAGCTCCAGGCCTTTGCAAGCATCAATGCGGTCATTCTTGGCCGCAGCCGGAAAAATTTCCTTAAAGCGAGCCAGCTTCAGATTGTTGATGTTGTAGAGTTCATAACCGCGTACTTTCACCAGACTGTCCAAAGGGCGGGCATAGCCATTGTAGCCTTCCATTGCTACCGCTACCGCACCACCATGGCGTTGTCGATGATGTTCAATACGTTCAAAGAATTGTTTAAAACCTTCCGGGCGGTGGAAAATGGCAAACTCATCCAGCACATCGCCATTGGACAGGCCTATTGCTACACTGTGCTGACGACAACCTATATCAACACTGACATAAATTTGTGGGGTATTATCCATGATCATGGGGCCTCCGTACTGTTGCAACTAAACCGATAAATCATCCGTCGGTCTCGTCTACATACAGAGCCACAATCTACTGATCGGCACCATCCCGAACGACACACCGGATGACGCAGGAGGACGGGGACGGCATTTCAAGTCTAGCGAACCAGAATCCCAGCCGCTGACCCCATGAGCCACATCCCCGTCCGTTTGCTATATTAAACTATGGTTCTGTGGCCTGTCATCCTGCAAAATACGATGGTAGACACCGTTTTTCCTCGACTCGAAACGCTGATACGCCCGCTGCCGCATTATGGGCGGCAGAGTTATATTGCGTTTGATGGCCGGGAAGCGATTGAGAAAGGGATTTGGCCGATGCAGGTGCAGACGGTGATGGTTGAGTGAGAGCTGAGCGCTGAGCGCGTGATTGTGAGGGGGTTATGTTATTACGATTAGCTATTCCTGATTCTGGACCTGCTGGGCCTGATCCCGGTGGCTGCTTTCAGAAAACGTAATGATAATTCATATTAATCATGAAAATAAGACACTGCATGCAAGATTACTGGTTAGAATGTTTTATACATTAAGCTATACATATCTGGTAGATATGTAAATGAAGACTTTATATCACTACTGCTCACCATCAGCGTTTATAAGCATGATCACTGAGAGAAGTATTTGGCTTTCTGCACTATCACTCTCAAATGATTATATGGAAGGCAAAATAATGTCGAGAAGGTTCGACGCAATTTTTGAAAGAGAATCTTTAGATAAAGCCTCAGTTGCTCCAATTAGAAGTGCGATCGAGAGTCTTCCGGAACTGTTTGAGGGCCTTGCGTTTTGCCTCTCGGAGAACGGAGATCTATTAAGTCAGTGGCGAGGCTATGCATTAAATGGTGAAGGATTCAGCATCGGCTTTTCATTAGAATACTTTCATCAACTCTTATTTGGTGAGAGCGGAGAAAACAAGTCCAAAATCTATCTCAAGAAGGCCATATATGAGCCATCTGAACAAGAAAAAGCATTGCTCCCGATAATTATTAAATTGAAGGAGGAGGTAGTTGCCGGAAAACTTAAGCGCCCTAAACCGTTAACAGCTCTTGGATCCATTGGGAATCCGAATGCGGAGTTGGAGTACTCAAACAAGTTGCAGGAATACAAATCCAGGCTACTTGAACAATATCATAATATCGCCATGTCATTAGAAGACCTATATTCATTCAAGAATCCTGCGTTCTCTGAAGAAAACGAGTGGCGCCTAATATCGCACTTTACTAAAGATTCAAAAGAACAGTGCCAATTCCGAGTTTCTGAAAATCGCATTGTCCCATACCGCGAGATCAAATTACATAAACTCGGTATTCCTCCGATCAGTGAAGTAATCATCGGACCAAAAAACTCTACTCCAGAATATGTGGTGAAAAGGCTTCTATCCCAGCATGGGTTAGAAAATGTTGGTGTGCGCAGATCTGATGCAAGCTATCGATAAGTTGTATGCGCTTACACGGGGTCAGGTCGCGAACGAAGAAAAATAGATGTATACTGCAAGCCATGACAAGACCTCTCCGTTTAGAATTTCCGAATGCGCTTTACCACGTGACTTCGCGTGGAGATCGCCGCGAAGCCATTTTTGACGATGATGAGGATCGGGTAAGGTTTTTAGAAATTCTTGGGATGGTTGTGTTGGATCATAACTGGCTGTGTCATGGCTATTGTTTGATGGATAACCATTATCATCTGATCATTGAAACGCTTGACGGGAATTTGTCAAAAGGTATGCGCCAGCTCAATGGCGTTTATACCCAGGCATCGAATCGACGGCATGGACGCAGTGGCCATCTTTTTCAAGGGCGTTACAAAGCAATTCTGGTGGATAAAGATCGTTATTTGCTCGAGCTTTCCCGTTATGTTGTTTTGAATCCGTTAAGAGCCAAAGGCATGGCCAAACGGCTTGAAGACTGGCCGTGGAGCAGTTATCCGGCAATGGCGGGTGATGCTGCCAAACCTGAATGGCTGACAACGGACTGGATTTTGTCTTTATTTGGAAAGCAAAGGAGAATTGCAACGGAGAAATACCGGCAATTTGTCCTGGAAGGTGTGCAACATCAACCTGAAATATGGTCGAATTTGAAGGGACAAATTTATTTAGGGGATGCCGCTTTCGTCACTGAAATGCAGAAAAGAATCGGCAGGGAAAAGGACGATTTAAATATACCCCAGCAGCAAAAGCGGCCGATTGCAAAGCCTCTGTCTGAGATTGCAGCGCAACACGAAGACCGCAAAGCAGCGATCATTGAAGCCTACAAAACCGGTGCATACAGCCAACGAAAAATCGGGGAGTTCTATCAATTGCATCCAACGACGGTTGGGGTTATTCTTCGTAAGAACAAGGATTCTTGATTCTGGAACCATTTTTCTTGGTAATTTACCCAAGACTATTGCTGCGAAAAGCCAGATAATCCCCCAATTAAGATCAACCCGCCGACTGGCAGCCGCTAGAAACCTCAAGTAGAAAAAGGTTTAGCAGGCCGCTGAAAAACGTATTCGAGGCAGCCGATGCAAGGCAAAAACAGGCGAAAAAGCGCAGTTTATGCATGATAAATGAGCATTTTAAGCCTGTTTTTAACACCGCAGCGGCAACGCAGATAGTTTTTCAACGGTCTGTTAAAACGCTTCCGCGTTGCGGCGCATTACTCCGGAAACTATTCAATGGAAATCAAAGTTAATTTTCTCGACAATCTCAGACTTGAAGCTAAGTTTGATGATTTCACTGTCATCACTGATCAGCCTATTCGCTACAAAGGTGATGGCTCAGCACCCAGTCCTTTTGATTACTTCTTGGCTTCATCGGCGCTTTGTGCGGGCTATTTTGTACGGGTGTATTGTTTGTCCCGTGACATTCCTACTGAAAACATCAGGCTGTCGCAGAACAATATTGTTGATCCTGAAAACCGTTATAACCAAATCTTTCAAATTCAAGTGGAGCTGCCAGAAAGTATTTCTGATAAAGATCGCCAAGGTATCTTAAGATCGATTGACCGCTGTACAGTGAAAAAAGTAGTGGAAACTGGTCCTGAGTTTAAAATCGAGCCGATTAAGAACCTCGACGAAGACACACAAATCATGCTGATGGGTCAATCAGAAGGCGATTCCAGCACTTACATCTTAGGGAAAGACCTGTCACTTGAACAAACCATCTCGAACATGACGGGTATTTTGGCCGGCCTTGGCATGAAGATCGAGATTGCCTCTTGGCGCAATATCGTGCCCAATGTGTGGTCGCTGCATTTACGCGATGCCGCGTCGCCTGCGTGTTTTACCAACGGGAAAGGCGCAACCAAAGAGAGCGCGCTTTGCTCGGCGCTAGGTGAGTTTATCGAGCGACTTAACTGCAATTTCTTTTACAACGATCAGTACTTTGGCGAAGAAATTGCTAACCACGACTTTGTACATTATCCCAATGAAAAATGGTTTAAGCCGGGGCCAAATGACGAGCTGCCAGCAGGCATTTTGGATGAATATTGTTTAGACATCTATAATCAAGACGGTGAACTGTGCGGCTCAAATCTGATTGACACCAACTCGGGTTTGGTGGAGCGTGGCATATGCGCTATCCCATTTGTGCGTCAATCCGATGGAGAAACCGTGTATTTCCCGTCTAATTTGATTGAGAACTTATTCTTAAGTAACGGTATGAGTGCGGGCAATAACCTGCATGAAGCGCAAGTGCAATGTTTATCGGAAATCTTTGAACGTGCGGTAAAAAAACAAATTATTGAAGAAGAGATTGCCTTGCCGGACGTACCGCAACACATGCTTGAAAAGTACCCAAGCATCTTAGAGGGTATTAACGCCCTGGAACAGAATGGTTTCCCTGTGGTGATTAAAGATGCTTCATTAGGCGGCCAATTCCCAGTGATGTGTGTGACGCTGATGAACCCCAAAACGGGGGGTGTATTTGCATCATTCGGTGCCCATCCAAGCTTTGAAGTGGCGCTGGAACGCAGTCTGACTGAGCTATTACAAGGCCGCAGCTTTGAAGGGCTAAATGATGTGCCACGACCAACCTTTAATAGCCTGGCAGTGACAGAGCCGGAAAATTTTGTTGAGCACTTTATTGATTCAACGGGTGTGATCTCTTGGCGCTTCTTTAGTAGCAAGCATGACTATGAATTCTGCGAGTGGGATTTCTCAGGCACCAACGAAGAAGAAAAGGATCGTTTATTGGACATTCTGAAGGGATTGGGCAAAGAAGTTTATATTGCCAATTTTAATGACCTGGGCGCCACAGCTTGCCGCATCCTCGTGCCGGATTATTCGGAAGTGTATCCAATTGAAGACCTTATTTGGGACAACACCAACAAGGCGCTGGATTACCGCGAAGATATCTTGAATATTCACTCGCTGAGTGATGATGCCTTGGCGAGTTTGGCGGCGCGTTTAGAAGAAAGTCAGCTGGATAACTACACGGACATTAGAACCCTGATTGGAATTGAGTTCGATGAAAATACGGTTTGGGGAAAGCTGACCATTCTTGAGCTGAA
Proteins encoded in this window:
- the hrpA gene encoding ATP-dependent RNA helicase HrpA encodes the protein MNRNHYKKFSPDDITRRLAHLPCPTYAEDLPVNLRREEIKRAIDSHQVVIVSGETGSGKTTQIPKICLDLKRGVHGLIGHTQPRRIAARTVAARISAELNSPLGQAVGYKVRFSDKISTDSYIKLMTDGILLAETQGDPQLQAYDTLIIDEAHERSLNIDFLLGYISQLLLKRPDLKLIVTSATIDAQRFSRHFNNAPVIEVTGRLYPVEIFYHPPVAGDEEEGDMQQAILNAVDELIMLGSGDILVFLPGEREIRETAETLRKHHFDRLRTGISGVEILPLFARLSFAEQERVFQPGDTRRIVLATNVAETSLTVPGIHYVIDTGWARVNRYSYRNKVEQLLVEKISRASANQRAGRCGRIANGVCIRLYTELDFQGRVEFTDPEILRSSLATVILRMKSLNIGDVEDFPFLEPPSPRMITDGYQLLAELGAVDDDRQLTAIGWRLAKFPIDPKIARMILAAKNENCLHEILIITAALSLQDPRDRPFDQQVAADNAHRRFQDERSDFLSYLKLWDFFDELLKHKKSTRKLVDQCREHFLSYRRLREWREIHGQLHVLISELGLKPNEIPAGYDEIHRALLAGLLGNIGFKTEKEGEYLGARGIKFAIFPGSVLKKGKAKWVVAAELVETSKLYARCAARIEPIWLERIAGNLCKKHHFDPHWEKKQAQVVAYERVTLYGLIIVTKRPIHYGPINPKESREIFIRSALVAGEYVTQAPFFTHNQELIHEIEELEHKARRQDVLVDEQEIFAFYDTIIPEKITNGAGFEKWRKQAEQQDSQLLYLKRELLMRHQAGHVTEVQFPESMTLPDGSVLPLTYRFEPTHILDGVTVSVPLPLLNRLDANQLDYLVPGLIREKVTWYLKALPKQIRRNLVPLPESVTEFLQGTSNALQKGSLRDALEKFILRKTNLPIPAETWQDKDMPAHLLMNIQVKDDAGQDLAMSRNLAELRMQLGKAAQMTFVKRDAGNEKISIERDAITQWDFGDLPAEVAFKRNGQQLTGYPALIEQTDSGAIRLFDTQEAADRAMRLGVRRLLCLALKEQLKQLDKNLPGLKQASLQLSTRMNPGELKQDMLNAIIDRALLNDDPLPRTESEFAAHHQRAKGRLPEAAAALANLLQQIGSEYQILMGRLTALRNNTVKAELNEQLDNLIYPGFLSHTSWKRLQQFPRYVKGMALRLEKLSANLERDERNSKEVAALWQQYAQRREKHQKIGLIDENLDEFRWQIEELRISLFAQELKTPYPVSSKRLQKLWESVRA
- a CDS encoding IS110 family transposase, encoding MDNTPQIYVSVDIGCRQHSVAIGLSNGDVLDEFAIFHRPEGFKQFFERIEHHRQRHGGAVAVAMEGYNGYARPLDSLVKVRGYELYNINNLKLARFKEIFPAAAKNDRIDACKGLELFQLRDHLPLAKDVLQEIMPTPRENDMLKRLSRRRRALVDEKSRLQSRLQGDLHAVCPGLLDITKDADNLWFLRFITSVDELTKLSRLRVSTLLKIPGVGRKYADSIVAWQSHASFSHEVEWVGEMIIEDARRILALKNDIKALELRCKMLMQESQAAQLIDSIPGFAVICASELAGEIGTIDRFASERSLALYLGMANLDNSSGKFRGSKAPQHVNKRAKTAMMAAVDKHRKCVPESQRYYEKKRIEGKSHNQAIRALGRQLCRIIFRMLKQNRAYEIRKKIDENT
- a CDS encoding DUF2971 domain-containing protein; this translates as MKTLYHYCSPSAFISMITERSIWLSALSLSNDYMEGKIMSRRFDAIFERESLDKASVAPIRSAIESLPELFEGLAFCLSENGDLLSQWRGYALNGEGFSIGFSLEYFHQLLFGESGENKSKIYLKKAIYEPSEQEKALLPIIIKLKEEVVAGKLKRPKPLTALGSIGNPNAELEYSNKLQEYKSRLLEQYHNIAMSLEDLYSFKNPAFSEENEWRLISHFTKDSKEQCQFRVSENRIVPYREIKLHKLGIPPISEVIIGPKNSTPEYVVKRLLSQHGLENVGVRRSDASYR
- a CDS encoding transposase, producing MTRPLRLEFPNALYHVTSRGDRREAIFDDDEDRVRFLEILGMVVLDHNWLCHGYCLMDNHYHLIIETLDGNLSKGMRQLNGVYTQASNRRHGRSGHLFQGRYKAILVDKDRYLLELSRYVVLNPLRAKGMAKRLEDWPWSSYPAMAGDAAKPEWLTTDWILSLFGKQRRIATEKYRQFVLEGVQHQPEIWSNLKGQIYLGDAAFVTEMQKRIGREKDDLNIPQQQKRPIAKPLSEIAAQHEDRKAAIIEAYKTGAYSQRKIGEFYQLHPTTVGVILRKNKDS
- a CDS encoding OsmC domain/YcaO domain-containing protein produces the protein MEIKVNFLDNLRLEAKFDDFTVITDQPIRYKGDGSAPSPFDYFLASSALCAGYFVRVYCLSRDIPTENIRLSQNNIVDPENRYNQIFQIQVELPESISDKDRQGILRSIDRCTVKKVVETGPEFKIEPIKNLDEDTQIMLMGQSEGDSSTYILGKDLSLEQTISNMTGILAGLGMKIEIASWRNIVPNVWSLHLRDAASPACFTNGKGATKESALCSALGEFIERLNCNFFYNDQYFGEEIANHDFVHYPNEKWFKPGPNDELPAGILDEYCLDIYNQDGELCGSNLIDTNSGLVERGICAIPFVRQSDGETVYFPSNLIENLFLSNGMSAGNNLHEAQVQCLSEIFERAVKKQIIEEEIALPDVPQHMLEKYPSILEGINALEQNGFPVVIKDASLGGQFPVMCVTLMNPKTGGVFASFGAHPSFEVALERSLTELLQGRSFEGLNDVPRPTFNSLAVTEPENFVEHFIDSTGVISWRFFSSKHDYEFCEWDFSGTNEEEKDRLLDILKGLGKEVYIANFNDLGATACRILVPDYSEVYPIEDLIWDNTNKALDYREDILNIHSLSDDALASLAARLEESQLDNYTDIRTLIGIEFDENTVWGKLTILELKILITLALGKHDEAIELVEAFLQYNDNTVERGLFYQAVHAVLEITLDETLALEHFIGNLNRMFGKKTMDNVIGSVTGEVKFFGLTKTSMKLEGLDKHLRLIGSYKKLHQAREANKA